A genomic stretch from Setaria viridis chromosome 1, Setaria_viridis_v4.0, whole genome shotgun sequence includes:
- the LOC117833058 gene encoding uncharacterized protein, producing the protein MYSCEQDHTAAARTAFADTGYHRACAAPRSLQRAAAHRPGQQVLLPAAAAAVAAVQPRRAKSKKRGAPSRPSSSSSRRSSTTVVATDVSNFRAMVQELTGFPPAAIFRPLPRRVHAASPFVGVSGGAGQGCSGSERRGHGGSEATNSGTRVVVGGGGTSPDAPAAALPVMAQPPPPQCAPLGVFDGLADLGSPEFDSWGDLTIE; encoded by the coding sequence ATGTACTCGTGCGAGCAAGaccacacggcggcggcgcgcacagCGTTCGCCGACACGGGCTACCACCGGGCGTGCGCCGCGCCCCGCTCGCTCCAGCGCGCGGCCGCCCATCGGCCCGGCCAGCAGGTACTGctcccggccgcggccgcggcagtTGCCGCCGTGCAGCCGCGGCGCGCCAAGAGCAAGAAGCGCGGGGCGCCGTCGcggccctcgtcgtcgtcgtcgcgccgGTCGTCGACCACCGTGGTGGCGACCGACGTGAGCAACTTCCGGGCCATGGTGCAGGAGCTCACCGGCttcccgccggccgccatctTCCGCCCGCTGCCGCGCAGGGTGCACGCGGCCAGCCCCTTCGTCGgcgtcagcggcggcgcggggcaagGGTGTTCCGGTAGCGAACGGCGAGGGCATGGCGGTTCGGAGGCGACCAACAGTGGTACTAGAGTCgtcgtcggtggcggcggcaccagcCCCGACGCTCCGGCGGCCGCGCTGCCGGTGAtggcgcagccgccgccgccgcagtgcGCGCCGCTGGGCGTGTTCGACGGGCTGGCGGACCTCGGCTCGCCGGAGTTCGACTCCTGGGGAGATTTGACAATCGAATAA